In Pelecanus crispus isolate bPelCri1 chromosome 16, bPelCri1.pri, whole genome shotgun sequence, the following proteins share a genomic window:
- the SFN gene encoding 14-3-3 protein sigma, translated as MARNHQVQKAKLAEQAERYEDMADFMKAVVEHGDELSNEERNLLSVAYKNVVGCQRSAWRVISSIEHKTEEGDDKAQLVNEYREKVEKELNGVCKNVLDLLDKYLIKKASDPESKVFYLKMKGDYFRYLAEVATGDDRKKTIDSAQEAYQEAMDISKKEMQPTNPIRLGLALNFSVFHYEIANAPDQAISLAKTTFDEAMGDLHTLSEDSYKDSTLIMQLLRDNLTLWTAECAGEDGGEAGEEPKN; from the coding sequence ATGGCAAGAAACCACCAAGTGCAGAAGGCCAAGCTGGCCGAGCAGGCTGAGCGCTACGAGGACATGGCGGACTTCATGAAGGCGGTGGTGGAGCACGGGGACGAATTGTCCAACGAGGAACGCAACCTCCTCTCCGTCGCCTACAAGAACGTGGTGGGGTGCCAGCGCTCGGCGTGGAGGGTCATCTCCAGCATCGAGCACAAAACTGAAGAGGGGGACGACAAAGCGCAGCTGGTGAATGAGTATCGGGAGAAGGTGGAAAAGGAGCTGAATGGCGTCTGCAAGAACGTCCTGGACTTGCTGGACAAGTATCTCATCAAGAAGGCGAGCGATCCTGAGAGCAAGGTCTTCTACTTGAAGATGAAGGGCGACTACTTCCGATACCTGGCCGAGGTGGCCACCGGGGATGACCGCAAGAAGACGATAGACAGCGCCCAGGAAGCCTACCAAGAGGCCATGGACATCAGCAAAAAGGAGATGCAGCCCACGAACCCCATCCGCCTGGGGCTGGCCCTCAACTTCTCCGTCTTCCACTACGAGATCGCCAACGCCCCCGACCAGGCCATCTCCCTGGCCAAGACCACCTTCGACGAGGCCATGGGGGACCTGCACACGCTCAGCGAAGACTCCTACAAGGACAGCACCCTCATCATGCAGCTGCTCAGGGACAACCTCACGCTATGGACAGCCGAGTGCGCCGGAGAAGACGGCGGCGAGGCTGGCGAAGAGCCCAAGAACTGA